A region from the Sorex araneus isolate mSorAra2 chromosome 6, mSorAra2.pri, whole genome shotgun sequence genome encodes:
- the PCDHB1 gene encoding protocadherin beta-1: MATAQRKLLQNRQVESLVLFLCISVGGAATIRYSVAEEMESGSFVANVAKDLGLEVGKLAARGARLVSEGNKLHFRLHRKTGDLFVKEKLDRESLCGKADPCVLHFEIVLGEPLQSFRAEVRVFDINDNAPVFLNKEPVLKIPESTPLGSRFPLQSAQDLDVGLNGLQNYTLSANAYFHLHTRFRSHGPKYAELVLDKPLDREEQPEINLTITAVDGGSPPKSGSAHIRVEVLDVNDHVPQFSRLVYRAQVPENSANGSLVATVTATDLDEGSNKEITYSLAQNPQAVLQTFEINAQTGEVRLRGPLDFEAIETYDIDIQATDGGGLSAHSKVLVEVVDVNDNPPEVTVSSVSSPLPEDSPLQTVVALFSIRDRDIRVGGKLSCFIREDLPFTVKPTFRNSYSLVTDRGLDREEVSGYNITLVAVDTGPPNLSTETVIEVLISDINDNPPLFQEDSYLLTVRENNSPAVFIGKVHAEDLDVGENAQVTYSLLPPKSGDLSVFAYISINSDNGKLYALRTMDYEAIQDFQFVVKATDGGFPSLSSEVTVRVVVLDDNDNRPMILYPLQNGTLPCNDLVPRSAEAGYLVTKVVAVDGDSGQNSWLSYHLLKATDPGLFSVQQQNGEIRTSRQIAERDPMMQKLMILVQDHGQPALSTTASLNILLVDGFSEPYLQFRDPSNHPTRVNPSTKYLVISLAVLSFLFLLSVTVIFVIHLYQKITKYREKFTIQEHFYDDCNFPNNLGGANGSLSQPCSYEMCSVTGTGNSEFRFLKRFMPNFPFPHGTGEVKTEAGSRLAQNPKRNRSRGSKSHAQVADDYM; the protein is encoded by the coding sequence ATGGCGACTGCACAGAGAAAACTCTTGCAAAACAGGCAAGTGGAATCTCTTGTCCTTTTTCTGTGCATATCTGTGGGGGGTGCGGCAACCATTCGCTATTCAGTGGCGGAGGAGATGGAGAGCGGTTCTTTTGTAGCGAATGTGGCAAAGGACCTAGGGCTGGAGGTAGGGAAGCTGGCTGCACGAGGGGCAAGGCTCGTTTCTGAGGGCAACAAGCTGCATTTCCGGCTCCACCGTAAGACAGGGGATCTGTTTGTAAAGGAGAAATTGGATCGGGAGTCACTTTGTGGCAAAGCTGACCCATGTGTTCTGCACTTTGAAATAGTTTTAGGGGAGCCACTGCAGTCCTTCCGCGCTGAAGTCAGGGTATTTGACATCAATGACAATGCCCCGGTTTTCCTAAACAAGGAACCGGTTTTAAAGATTCCAGAGAGCACCCCTCTGGGCTCACGTTTTCCTCTGCAGAGTGCCCAGGACCTGGATGTCGGCCTCAATGGTCTGCAGAACTACACGTTGAGCGCCAATGCCTATTTCCACCTGCACACCCGCTTCCGCAGTCACGGGCCTAAATATGCTGAGCTGGTGTTGGATAAGCCCCTGGACAGAGAGGAGCAGCCCGAAATCAACTTGACTATTACCGCGGTGGACGGCGGGTCCCCGCCCAAGTCTGGCTCCGCCCACATCCGCGTGGAGGTCCTGGACGTCAACGACCACGTGCCCCAGTTCTCGCGGCTAGTGTACCGCGCTCAGGTACCAGAAAATAGTGCCAACGGTTCTTTGGTGGCCACGGTGACGGCCACGGATCTGGACGAGGGCTCCAATAAGGAGATAACTTATTCCTTAGCCCAGAACCCGCAAGCAGTCCTCCAGACGTTTGAGATAAACGCTCAAACTGGAGAGGTGAGGCTCCGAGGCCCTCTGGATTTTGAAGCTATTGAAACTTACGACATTGACATTCAAGCCACCGATGGAGGAGGCCTCTCTGCTCACAGCAAAGTTCTGGTGGAAGTGGTGGACGTGAACGACAATCCTCCCGAAGTGACGGTCTCCTCTgtctccagccctctccctgAGGACTCCCCGTTACAAACTGTAGTGGCCCTTTTCTCTATCCGAGATAGGGACATTCGAGTAGGAGGAAAACTCAGCTGCTTCATCAGAGAAGACCTTCCCTTCACAGTCAAGCCTACTTTCAGGAATTCTTACTCGCTGGTCACTGACAGAGGTTTGGATCGGGAGGAGGTTTCAGGCTACAATATCACTCTTGTTGCAGTGGATACTGGACCACCCAATCTGTCCACGGAGACTGTGATAGAGGTGCTAATATCCGACATCAATGACAATCCCCCACTATTTCAGGAAGACTCCTATCTCTTGACGGTTCGAGAAAACAACAGTCCTGCAGTTTTTATTGGTAAAGTCCATGCTGAGGATCTGGATGTGGGTGAAAATGCCCAAGTAACATATTCGCTACTGCCTCCAAAAAGTGGAGACCTATCAGTCTTTGCTTACATTTCCATAAACTCAGACAATGGGAAGCTCTATGCACTGAGAACAATGGATTATGAGGCCATTCAAGATTTTCAGTTTGTGGTCAAAGCAACTGATGGTGGCTTTCCATCCCTGAGTAGTGAAGTCACTGTCCGCGTGGTTGTCCTGGATGATAATGACAACCGGCCAATGATTCTGTATCCACTGCAGAATGGCACCTTGCCTTGCAATGATCTAGTGCCCAGGTCTGCAGAGGCAGGTTACCTTGTGACTAAGGTGGTGGCTGTGGATGGTGACTCGGGTCAGAATTCTTGGCTTTCGTATCATCTACTTAAGGCCACTGACCCTGGGTTATTTTCTGTTCAACAACAAAATGGGGAGATCCGCACATCGAGGCAGATAGCTGAGAGAGACCCCATGATGCAGAAACTGATGATTCTTGTTCAGGATCATGGCCAACCAGCTCTTTCCACAACTGCCTCACTCAACATTCTGCTGGTAGATGGCTTTTCTGAGCCCTACCTACAGTTCCGGGATCCATCCAACCATCCTACAAGGGTAAATCCATCCACTAAATACCTGGTCATTTCTCTGGCTgtactctcctttctctttctcctctctgtcacAGTGATCTTTGTTATACACCTTTACCAAAAGATTACTAAGTATAGAGAAAAGTTCACAATTCAAGAGCATTTCTATGATGACTGTAATTTCCCTAACAACCTTGGTGGAGCCAACGGATCCTTATCCCAGCCTTGTTCCTACGAAATGTGCTCAGTCACTGGTACTGGCAATAGTGAGTTCCGGTTTCTTAAGCGTTTTATGCCCAATTTCCCCTTCCCCCATGGTACTGGAGAGGTAAAGACAGAGGCTGGCTCCAGGTTGGCACAAAATCCTAAAAGGAATAGATCTCGGGGATCAAAGAGTCATGCCCAAGTAGCTGATGACTATATGTAG